Proteins from a single region of Shinella zoogloeoides:
- the zapE gene encoding cell division protein ZapE, producing MGKDWDRVSTHPDHGVSDRLEALVASGELKPDPAQRAMAVRFDRLLGEVHAQRPARKSSALGWLFASRKPESASAPKGLYIHGGVGRGKTMLMDMFFELAPVKRKRRAHFHEFMADVHDRIHKHRQKLKNGETKQADPVPPVAASLIEEARLLCFDEFSVTDIADAMILSRLFGELFQRGCILVATSNVEPDNLYKDGLNRGLFLPFVDLLKRHVEIVPLDSLTDYRLEKDSGLPVFRHPLGDEADRAMDAAWRRETAGRDVAPATISFRGRTIVVPQAAGRAARFSFTDLCERPLGAADYLEILAHYDTLFVDHIPLLGAERRNETKRFINLIDTIYDHRARLFASAAAAPEGLLVTRKGTEGFEFDRTVSRLIEIRSTEYLADHKARYDGK from the coding sequence ATGGGCAAGGACTGGGACAGGGTTTCGACACACCCGGACCATGGCGTTTCGGATAGGCTGGAAGCCCTCGTTGCAAGCGGCGAGCTGAAGCCGGACCCCGCGCAGAGGGCGATGGCGGTGCGGTTCGACCGGCTGCTCGGCGAGGTTCACGCCCAGCGCCCAGCGCGCAAGTCGAGCGCGCTCGGCTGGCTCTTCGCTTCCCGCAAGCCCGAAAGCGCGAGCGCCCCCAAGGGCCTCTACATCCATGGCGGTGTCGGACGCGGCAAGACCATGCTCATGGACATGTTCTTCGAGCTGGCGCCGGTCAAGCGCAAGCGCCGGGCGCATTTCCATGAATTCATGGCGGATGTGCACGACCGCATCCACAAGCATCGCCAGAAGCTGAAGAACGGCGAGACGAAGCAGGCCGATCCCGTGCCGCCGGTCGCTGCAAGCCTCATCGAGGAGGCGCGGCTTCTCTGCTTCGACGAATTCTCGGTGACGGACATCGCCGATGCGATGATCCTATCGCGGTTGTTCGGCGAACTGTTCCAGCGTGGCTGCATCCTCGTCGCGACCTCCAATGTGGAGCCGGACAATCTCTACAAGGACGGCCTCAATCGCGGCCTTTTCCTGCCCTTCGTCGATCTCCTGAAACGCCATGTCGAGATCGTGCCGCTGGATTCCCTGACGGACTATCGCCTCGAGAAGGACAGCGGCCTGCCGGTGTTCCGCCATCCGCTCGGCGACGAGGCCGACAGGGCGATGGATGCGGCCTGGCGGCGTGAGACGGCCGGCAGGGACGTGGCCCCTGCGACGATCTCCTTCCGTGGTCGCACCATCGTCGTGCCGCAGGCGGCGGGGCGTGCCGCGCGCTTCTCATTTACCGACCTTTGCGAGCGGCCGCTCGGGGCGGCGGATTATCTCGAAATCCTCGCGCATTACGATACGCTGTTCGTCGACCACATCCCCTTGCTCGGAGCCGAGCGGCGCAACGAGACGAAGCGTTTCATCAATCTTATCGACACGATCTACGATCACCGCGCACGCCTCTTTGCGTCTGCGGCGGCTGCGCCGGAAGGCCTGCTTGTGACCCGCAAGGGCACGGAAGGCTTCGAGTTCGATCGCACGGTCTCGCGCCTCATCGAGATCCGCAGCACGGAATATCTTGCCGACCACAAGGCGCGATATGATGGAAAGTGA
- a CDS encoding protease inhibitor Inh/omp19 family protein, translating into MRIHHVAGGLMMALALAGCQRTASMDSVNTQPNLTPLQAQPVGAVASSQLPDPTTSTTSQFPDKPTTDTAMATGTGDTAAAATALDVKKESMVGNWRVANGPSSCDMFLTLTNLGSGSRGGTRGCAGELTAMGSWEVAGKQVVLKDRDGNAIARLYKTADSRFDGSTNSGQPVSLSR; encoded by the coding sequence ATGCGGATTCACCATGTTGCAGGCGGACTGATGATGGCGCTTGCACTTGCCGGCTGCCAGCGCACCGCGTCGATGGACAGCGTCAATACGCAGCCGAACCTCACGCCGCTGCAGGCCCAGCCGGTCGGCGCGGTCGCCTCGAGCCAGCTTCCCGATCCGACGACCAGCACGACCAGCCAGTTCCCGGACAAGCCGACGACCGATACGGCCATGGCGACGGGCACCGGCGATACGGCGGCGGCCGCCACGGCGCTCGACGTCAAGAAGGAATCCATGGTCGGCAACTGGCGCGTGGCGAACGGCCCGTCCTCCTGCGACATGTTCCTGACGCTCACCAATCTCGGCAGCGGTTCGCGCGGCGGCACGCGCGGCTGCGCGGGCGAGCTGACGGCGATGGGCTCCTGGGAAGTGGCCGGCAAGCAGGTCGTCCTGAAGGACCGCGACGGCAACGCCATCGCCCGTCTCTACAAGACGGCCGATTCCCGCTTCGACGGCTCGACCAATTCCGGCCAGCCCGTCAGCCTGTCGCGCTGA
- a CDS encoding 2-oxoglutarate dehydrogenase E1 component → MARQDANEQFLATSFLDGANAAYIEQLYAKYEANPASVGEEWQAFFKALEDQPSDIVKAAKGASWKRANWPVAANGELVSALDGNWGVVEKVLEKKVQAKAEAAAAQAGTPVNQADVNQATRDSVRAIMMIRAYRARGHLHAKLDPLGIAAPVEDYHELSPSNYGFEDKDLDRKIFIDNVLGLEYATVREMVEILERTYCSTIGVEFMHISNPEEKGWIQERIEGPDKGVDFTVAGKKAILQKLIEAEGFEQFIDVKYKGTKRFGLDGGESLIPALEQIIKRGGQMGLKEIVLGMAHRGRLNVLTNVMAKPHRAVFHEFKGGSYAPDDVEGSGDVKYHLGASSDREFDGNKVHLSLTANPSHLEIVNPVVMGKARAKQDQMAKIFEGDIIPLSERAQVMPLLLHGDAAFAGQGVTAEILGLSGLRGHRVAGTVHVIINNQIGFTTNPAFSRSSPYPSDVAKMIEAPIFHVNGDDPEAVTYAAKIATEFRMKFHKPVVIDMFCYRRFGHNEGDEPAFTQPKMYKAIRAHKTVVSLYGARLVAEGVISEGEFEKMKADWRANLETEFEIGQSYKPNKADWLDGVWSGLRSADNQDEQRRGKTSVPMKQLKEIGRKIATIPEGFHAHKTIQRFMDNRMQMVETGEGIDWAMGEALAYGTLCVEGTKIRLSGQDCERGTFSQRHSVLYDQETEDRYIPLANLSPTQARYEVINSMLSEEAVLGFEYGYSLARPNALTLWEAQFGDFANGAQVVFDQFISSGERKWLRMSGLVCLLPHGYEGQGPEHSSARLERFLQLCAEDNMQVANVTTPANYFHILRRQVKRDFRKPLIMMTPKSLLRHKRAVSSLSEMAGESSFHRLLWDDAEVIKDGPIKLQKDAKIRRVVMCSGKVYYDLLEEREKRGIDDVYLLRLEQLYPFPAKALINELSRFRNAEMVWCQEEPKNMGAWAFIDPYLEWVLAHIDAKYQRVRYTGRPAAASPATGLMSKHLAQLAAFLEDALGG, encoded by the coding sequence ATGGCACGGCAAGACGCCAACGAACAATTCCTGGCCACGTCCTTCCTCGACGGGGCGAACGCAGCCTATATCGAACAGCTCTACGCCAAGTATGAGGCCAATCCCGCCTCTGTCGGCGAGGAATGGCAGGCCTTCTTCAAGGCCCTCGAAGACCAGCCCTCCGACATCGTGAAGGCGGCCAAGGGCGCTTCGTGGAAGCGCGCGAACTGGCCCGTCGCCGCAAACGGCGAACTCGTCTCGGCGCTCGACGGCAACTGGGGCGTCGTCGAGAAGGTGCTTGAGAAGAAGGTGCAGGCAAAGGCCGAGGCCGCCGCCGCGCAGGCCGGCACGCCCGTCAACCAGGCTGACGTCAATCAGGCGACCCGCGACTCGGTGCGCGCCATCATGATGATCCGCGCCTACCGCGCCCGCGGCCACCTGCACGCCAAGCTCGACCCGCTCGGCATTGCCGCGCCGGTCGAGGACTATCATGAGCTTTCGCCCTCGAACTACGGTTTCGAGGACAAGGATCTCGACCGCAAGATCTTCATCGACAACGTGCTCGGCCTCGAATACGCGACCGTGCGCGAGATGGTCGAAATCCTTGAGCGCACCTATTGCTCGACCATCGGCGTCGAGTTCATGCACATTTCCAACCCGGAAGAGAAGGGCTGGATCCAGGAGCGCATCGAAGGCCCGGACAAGGGCGTCGACTTCACCGTCGCAGGCAAGAAGGCGATCCTGCAGAAGCTGATCGAGGCGGAAGGCTTCGAGCAGTTCATCGACGTCAAGTACAAGGGCACCAAGCGCTTCGGCCTCGACGGCGGTGAATCGCTGATCCCGGCGCTGGAGCAGATCATCAAGCGCGGCGGCCAGATGGGCCTGAAGGAAATCGTGCTCGGCATGGCGCATCGCGGCCGCCTCAACGTTCTGACCAACGTGATGGCCAAGCCCCACCGCGCCGTCTTCCATGAGTTCAAGGGCGGCTCCTACGCGCCGGACGACGTGGAAGGCTCGGGCGACGTGAAGTACCACCTCGGCGCTTCCTCGGACCGTGAGTTCGACGGCAACAAGGTGCATCTGTCGCTGACCGCGAACCCCTCGCATCTGGAAATCGTCAATCCTGTCGTCATGGGCAAGGCCCGCGCCAAGCAGGACCAGATGGCCAAGATCTTCGAGGGCGACATCATTCCGTTGTCCGAGCGGGCTCAGGTCATGCCGCTGCTGCTGCATGGCGATGCGGCCTTCGCCGGCCAGGGCGTCACGGCTGAAATCCTCGGCCTGTCGGGCCTGCGCGGCCATCGCGTCGCCGGCACGGTCCATGTGATCATCAACAACCAGATCGGCTTCACGACGAACCCGGCCTTCTCGCGCTCCTCGCCCTATCCCTCGGATGTGGCCAAGATGATCGAGGCGCCGATCTTCCATGTGAACGGCGACGATCCGGAAGCGGTGACCTATGCCGCGAAGATCGCGACCGAGTTCCGGATGAAGTTCCACAAGCCGGTCGTCATCGACATGTTCTGCTACCGTCGCTTCGGCCATAACGAAGGCGACGAGCCCGCGTTCACGCAGCCGAAGATGTACAAGGCGATCCGCGCCCACAAGACCGTGGTCAGTCTCTACGGCGCGCGCCTCGTCGCAGAAGGCGTGATCAGCGAGGGCGAGTTCGAGAAGATGAAGGCCGACTGGCGCGCTAATCTCGAAACCGAATTCGAGATCGGCCAGTCCTACAAGCCGAACAAGGCCGACTGGCTGGACGGCGTGTGGTCGGGCCTGCGCTCGGCCGACAACCAGGACGAACAGCGCCGCGGCAAGACCTCGGTGCCGATGAAGCAGCTCAAGGAGATCGGCCGCAAGATCGCGACGATCCCGGAAGGCTTCCACGCCCACAAGACCATCCAGCGGTTCATGGACAACCGCATGCAGATGGTCGAGACGGGCGAGGGCATCGACTGGGCGATGGGCGAAGCGCTGGCCTACGGCACGCTCTGCGTCGAGGGCACCAAGATCCGCCTGTCCGGTCAGGACTGCGAACGCGGCACCTTCTCGCAGCGCCATTCGGTTCTCTACGATCAGGAGACCGAGGACCGCTACATCCCGCTCGCCAACCTTTCCCCGACGCAGGCGCGCTACGAGGTCATCAACTCGATGCTCTCGGAAGAGGCGGTGCTCGGCTTCGAATACGGCTACTCGCTGGCCCGCCCGAACGCGCTTACCCTCTGGGAAGCCCAGTTCGGCGACTTCGCCAACGGTGCGCAGGTCGTCTTCGACCAGTTCATCTCGTCGGGCGAGCGCAAGTGGCTGCGCATGTCGGGCCTCGTCTGCCTCTTGCCGCACGGCTATGAGGGTCAGGGTCCGGAGCACTCCTCCGCCCGCCTCGAACGCTTCCTGCAGCTCTGCGCGGAAGACAACATGCAGGTCGCCAACGTCACGACGCCGGCGAACTACTTCCACATCCTGCGCCGTCAGGTGAAGCGCGACTTCCGCAAGCCGCTGATCATGATGACGCCGAAGTCGCTGCTGCGCCACAAGCGCGCCGTGTCCTCGCTATCGGAAATGGCGGGCGAAAGCTCGTTCCACCGCCTGCTGTGGGACGACGCCGAGGTCATCAAGGACGGCCCGATCAAGCTCCAGAAGGACGCCAAGATCCGCCGCGTCGTGATGTGCTCGGGCAAGGTCTATTACGACCTGCTGGAAGAGCGCGAGAAGCGCGGCATCGACGACGTCTACCTGCTGCGTCTGGAACAGCTCTATCCGTTCCCGGCCAAGGCGCTGATCAACGAGCTGTCGCGCTTCCGCAACGCCGAGATGGTCTGGTGCCAGGAAGAGCCGAAGAACATGGGCGCCTGGGCCTTCATCGACCCCTATCTGGAATGGGTGCTGGCGCATATCGACGCCAAGTACCAGCGCGTGCGCTACACCGGCCGTCCGGCCGCCGCCTCGCCGGCGACGGGCCTGATGTCCAAGCACCTCGCGCAGCTTGCCGCCTTCCTCGAGGACGCGCTGGGCGGCTAA
- the mdh gene encoding malate dehydrogenase, with the protein MARKKIALIGSGMIGGTLAHLAGLKELGDIVLFDIADGIPQGKGLDIAQSSPVEGFNASLTGASDYAAIEGADVCIVTAGVARKPGMSRDDLLGINLKVMEQVGAGIKKYAPNAFVICITNPLDAMVWALQKFSGLPKNMVVGMAGVLDSARFRLFLSEEFKVSVQDVTAFVLGGHGDTMVPLARYSTVAGIPLTDLVKMGWVTKERLEEIIQRTRDGGAEIVGLLKTGSAYYAPAASAIEMAESFLKDKKRVLPVAAHLSGQYGVKDMYVGVPTVIGAGGVERIVEIDLNKAEQEAFDKSVAAVAGLCEACINIAPALK; encoded by the coding sequence ATGGCCCGCAAGAAGATCGCACTTATTGGTTCTGGCATGATCGGTGGCACGCTGGCGCATCTGGCCGGCCTGAAGGAGCTGGGCGACATCGTCCTCTTCGACATCGCCGACGGTATTCCGCAGGGCAAGGGCCTCGATATCGCCCAGTCCTCGCCGGTCGAAGGCTTCAATGCCTCGCTGACGGGCGCGAGCGACTATGCCGCCATCGAAGGCGCGGACGTCTGCATCGTCACCGCCGGCGTTGCCCGCAAGCCCGGCATGAGCCGCGACGATCTTCTCGGCATCAACCTCAAGGTCATGGAACAGGTCGGCGCAGGCATCAAGAAATATGCCCCGAACGCCTTCGTCATCTGCATCACCAACCCGCTCGACGCGATGGTCTGGGCGCTGCAGAAGTTCTCCGGCCTGCCGAAGAACATGGTCGTCGGCATGGCCGGCGTGCTGGACTCGGCCCGCTTCCGCCTCTTCCTCTCCGAAGAATTCAAGGTTTCCGTCCAGGACGTCACGGCCTTCGTTCTCGGCGGCCACGGCGACACGATGGTGCCGCTCGCCCGCTACTCGACCGTTGCCGGCATCCCGCTGACCGACCTCGTCAAGATGGGCTGGGTCACCAAGGAACGCCTCGAAGAAATCATCCAGCGCACCCGTGACGGCGGCGCCGAGATCGTCGGCCTCTTGAAGACCGGCTCGGCCTACTATGCTCCGGCCGCTTCCGCCATCGAGATGGCCGAATCCTTCCTCAAGGACAAGAAGCGCGTCCTGCCGGTCGCTGCCCACCTTTCGGGCCAGTACGGCGTCAAGGACATGTATGTCGGCGTTCCGACCGTCATCGGCGCCGGTGGCGTCGAGCGCATCGTCGAGATCGACCTCAACAAGGCCGAGCAGGAAGCCTTCGACAAGTCGGTCGCTGCCGTTGCCGGCCTCTGCGAAGCCTGCATCAACATCGCGCCCGCCCTGAAGTAA
- a CDS encoding succinate dehydrogenase iron-sulfur subunit codes for MVELALPKNSQMTEGKVWPKPDGATNTREFRIYRWNPDDGKNPSIDTFYIDVDDCGPMVLDALLYIKNKIDPTLTLRRSCREGICGSCAMNIDGTNTLACTKGMDEVKGTVKVYPLPHMPVVKDLVPDLTNFYAQHRSIEPWLKTVSPTPAKEWKQSHEDRLKLDGLYECILCACCSTSCPSYWWNGDRYLGPAVLLQAYRWLIDSRDEATGERLDNLEDPFRLYRCHTIMNCAQACPKGLNPAKAIGEIKKMLVERRL; via the coding sequence ATGGTTGAACTCGCTCTCCCGAAAAATTCGCAGATGACCGAGGGCAAGGTCTGGCCGAAGCCGGACGGGGCCACGAATACCCGCGAATTCCGCATCTACCGCTGGAACCCGGACGACGGAAAGAACCCGTCGATCGACACGTTCTACATCGACGTCGACGATTGCGGCCCGATGGTTCTCGATGCGCTGCTCTACATCAAGAACAAGATCGACCCGACGCTGACGCTGCGCCGCTCCTGCCGCGAAGGCATCTGCGGCTCCTGCGCCATGAATATCGACGGCACCAACACGCTCGCCTGCACCAAGGGCATGGACGAGGTGAAGGGCACCGTGAAGGTCTATCCGCTGCCGCATATGCCGGTGGTGAAGGACCTCGTTCCTGATCTTACGAACTTCTATGCCCAGCACCGCTCCATCGAGCCGTGGCTGAAGACCGTGTCGCCGACGCCGGCCAAGGAATGGAAGCAGAGCCATGAGGACCGCCTCAAGCTCGACGGCCTCTATGAGTGCATCCTGTGCGCCTGCTGCTCGACCTCCTGTCCGAGCTACTGGTGGAACGGCGACCGTTATCTCGGCCCCGCCGTACTGCTGCAGGCCTATCGCTGGCTGATCGACAGCCGCGACGAAGCGACGGGCGAGCGCCTCGACAATCTCGAGGATCCCTTCCGCCTTTATCGCTGCCACACGATCATGAATTGCGCCCAGGCCTGCCCGAAGGGTCTCAATCCGGCCAAGGCGATCGGCGAAATCAAGAAGATGCTGGTCGAGCGCCGGCTCTGA
- the odhB gene encoding 2-oxoglutarate dehydrogenase complex dihydrolipoyllysine-residue succinyltransferase encodes MATEIRVPTLGESVSEATVGTWFKKVGDTVKADEPLCELETDKVTIEVPAPASGVLAEITANAGDTVEPGGLLGQISAGAVAGAAAPAAAEKAVAAAPAAEAKPAASAAMPAAPAAAKLLAENNLSADQVDGSGKRGQVLKGDVMAAVAKGITASSASAEPVKVAARPASSEADAPREERVKMTRLRQTIAKRLKDAQNTAAMLTTYNEVDMSAVMDLRNRYKDLFEKKHGVKLGFMGFFTKAVTHALKELPAVNAEIDGTDIIYKNYCHVGVAVGTDKGLVVPVVRDADQMGIAQIEKEIGRLGKAARDGELSMADMQGGTFTISNGGVYGSLMSSPILNAPQSGILGMHKIQERPVVVGGQIVIRPMMYLALSYDHRIVDGKEAVTFLVRVKDSLEDPERLVLDL; translated from the coding sequence ATGGCTACCGAAATCCGCGTCCCGACTTTGGGCGAATCCGTCAGCGAAGCGACCGTCGGCACCTGGTTCAAGAAGGTCGGCGACACCGTCAAGGCCGACGAGCCGCTCTGTGAACTGGAAACCGACAAGGTGACGATCGAAGTGCCGGCCCCGGCCTCCGGCGTCCTTGCCGAGATCACCGCCAATGCCGGCGACACCGTCGAGCCGGGCGGCCTGCTCGGCCAGATTTCCGCCGGCGCTGTCGCCGGTGCGGCGGCTCCCGCTGCCGCGGAAAAGGCTGTCGCCGCCGCTCCGGCTGCTGAGGCCAAGCCCGCCGCTTCCGCTGCCATGCCGGCCGCTCCTGCCGCCGCCAAGCTGCTTGCCGAAAACAACCTCTCGGCCGATCAGGTCGACGGTTCCGGCAAGCGTGGCCAGGTGCTGAAGGGCGATGTCATGGCCGCCGTCGCCAAGGGCATCACGGCGTCTTCTGCTTCTGCCGAGCCGGTCAAGGTTGCCGCCCGCCCGGCCTCCTCGGAAGCCGATGCGCCGCGCGAAGAGCGCGTGAAGATGACGCGCCTGCGTCAGACCATCGCCAAGCGCCTCAAGGACGCGCAGAACACCGCCGCCATGCTGACCACCTACAACGAGGTGGACATGTCGGCCGTGATGGACCTGCGCAACCGCTACAAGGACCTCTTCGAGAAGAAGCATGGCGTGAAGCTCGGCTTCATGGGCTTCTTCACCAAGGCCGTCACGCATGCGCTGAAGGAACTGCCGGCCGTCAACGCCGAGATCGACGGCACGGACATCATCTACAAGAACTACTGCCATGTCGGCGTTGCCGTCGGCACGGACAAGGGCCTCGTCGTTCCGGTCGTGCGCGATGCCGACCAGATGGGCATTGCCCAGATCGAGAAGGAAATCGGCCGCCTCGGCAAAGCCGCCCGTGACGGCGAGCTTTCCATGGCCGACATGCAGGGCGGCACCTTCACCATCTCGAACGGCGGCGTCTACGGTTCGCTGATGTCCTCGCCGATCCTCAATGCGCCGCAGTCGGGCATCCTCGGCATGCACAAGATCCAGGAACGCCCGGTCGTCGTCGGCGGCCAGATCGTCATCCGTCCGATGATGTATCTCGCGCTCTCCTACGACCATCGCATCGTCGACGGCAAGGAAGCCGTGACCTTCCTCGTGCGCGTCAAGGACAGCCTGGAAGATCCCGAACGCCTCGTTCTCGATCTCTAA
- the sucD gene encoding succinate--CoA ligase subunit alpha, with product MSILVNKNTKVLVQGLTGKTGTFHTEQALAYYGTQMVGGIHPKKGGETWTGSKGESLPIFASVAEGREKTGADASVIYVPPAGAADAIIEAIDAEIPFITCITEGIPVADMVRVKARLDRSKSRLLGPNCPGILTPEECKIGIMPGSIFRKGSVGIVSRSGTLTYEAVFQTSNEGLGQTTAVGIGGDPVKGTEFIDVLEMFLADDATTSIIMIGEIGGSAEEDAAQFLIDEAKKGRKKPMAGFIAGRTAPKGRTMGHAGAVVSGGKGDAESKIAAMEAAGIRVSPSPARLGKTLVEVLKG from the coding sequence ATGTCGATTCTCGTCAACAAGAACACCAAGGTCCTCGTTCAGGGCCTGACCGGCAAGACCGGCACCTTCCACACCGAACAGGCGCTCGCCTATTACGGCACGCAGATGGTCGGCGGCATCCACCCGAAGAAGGGCGGCGAAACCTGGACCGGCTCCAAGGGCGAAAGCCTGCCGATCTTCGCCTCCGTCGCCGAAGGCCGTGAGAAGACCGGCGCGGACGCATCCGTGATCTACGTTCCGCCGGCAGGTGCCGCGGACGCGATCATCGAGGCGATCGATGCGGAAATCCCGTTCATCACCTGCATCACCGAAGGCATCCCGGTTGCCGACATGGTGCGCGTCAAGGCCCGCCTCGACCGTTCCAAGTCGCGCCTGCTCGGCCCGAACTGCCCCGGCATCCTGACGCCGGAAGAGTGCAAGATCGGCATCATGCCGGGCTCGATCTTCCGCAAGGGTTCGGTCGGCATCGTCTCGCGCTCCGGCACGCTGACCTATGAGGCCGTCTTCCAGACCTCCAACGAAGGCCTCGGCCAGACGACGGCCGTCGGCATCGGCGGCGACCCGGTCAAGGGCACCGAATTCATCGACGTCTTGGAGATGTTCCTGGCCGACGACGCCACGACCTCGATCATCATGATCGGCGAAATCGGCGGTTCGGCCGAAGAAGATGCGGCGCAGTTCCTCATCGACGAAGCCAAGAAGGGCCGCAAGAAGCCGATGGCCGGCTTTATCGCGGGCCGTACCGCTCCGAAGGGCCGCACCATGGGCCATGCCGGCGCTGTCGTTTCCGGCGGCAAGGGCGATGCGGAATCCAAGATCGCGGCGATGGAAGCTGCGGGCATCCGCGTTTCGCCTTCGCCGGCACGCCTCGGCAAGACCCTGGTCGAAGTCCTCAAGGGCTGA
- the sucC gene encoding ADP-forming succinate--CoA ligase subunit beta has product MNIHEYQAKALLKSFGAPVAEGVAIFSADEAEAAAKSLPGPLYVVKSQIHAGGRGKGKFKELGPDAKGGVRLAFSIEEAKAHAKEMLGHTLVTAQTGPAGKQVNRLYIEDGADIDRELYLSLLVDRSVGQVAFVVSTEGGMDIEAVAHDTPEKIVNVAINPEAGVTADDLAKLTAALKLDGEAKADAEKLFPILYKAFVEKDMSLLEINPLIVMKNGRMRVLDAKVSFDGNALFRHDDIKALRDETEEDAKEIEASKWDLAYVALDGNIGCMVNGAGLAMATMDIIKLYGKEPANFCDVGGGAGKEKVAAAFKIITADPKVEGILVNIFGGIMKCDVIAEGVVAAVQEVGLKVPLVVRLEGTNVELGKKILNESGLAITAADDLDDAAKKIVAAING; this is encoded by the coding sequence ATGAACATTCATGAATATCAGGCCAAGGCTCTGCTCAAGAGCTTTGGCGCGCCGGTCGCCGAAGGCGTCGCGATCTTTTCCGCGGACGAGGCGGAAGCGGCTGCCAAGTCGCTGCCCGGCCCGCTCTACGTGGTCAAGAGCCAGATCCACGCCGGCGGCCGCGGCAAGGGCAAGTTCAAGGAACTCGGCCCCGACGCCAAGGGCGGCGTGCGCCTCGCCTTCTCCATTGAGGAGGCCAAGGCCCACGCCAAGGAAATGCTTGGGCATACGCTCGTCACCGCGCAGACCGGCCCCGCCGGCAAGCAGGTGAACCGCCTCTATATCGAGGACGGCGCGGACATCGACCGCGAACTTTACCTGTCGCTGCTCGTCGACCGCTCGGTCGGCCAAGTCGCCTTCGTCGTCTCGACGGAAGGCGGCATGGACATCGAGGCCGTTGCGCATGACACGCCGGAAAAGATCGTCAACGTCGCGATCAACCCGGAAGCCGGCGTCACCGCCGACGACCTTGCCAAGCTGACGGCAGCTCTCAAGCTCGACGGCGAAGCCAAGGCCGATGCCGAAAAGCTCTTCCCGATCCTCTACAAGGCCTTCGTCGAGAAGGACATGAGCCTGCTCGAGATCAACCCGCTGATCGTCATGAAGAACGGCCGCATGCGCGTTCTCGACGCCAAGGTCTCCTTCGACGGCAACGCCCTGTTCCGCCACGACGACATCAAGGCGCTGCGCGACGAGACCGAGGAAGACGCCAAGGAAATCGAGGCCTCCAAGTGGGATCTCGCCTATGTGGCGCTCGACGGCAATATCGGCTGCATGGTCAACGGCGCAGGCCTTGCCATGGCGACGATGGACATCATCAAGCTTTACGGCAAGGAACCGGCGAACTTCTGCGACGTCGGCGGCGGCGCCGGCAAGGAGAAGGTTGCGGCTGCCTTCAAGATCATCACGGCCGACCCGAAGGTCGAGGGCATCCTCGTCAACATCTTCGGCGGTATCATGAAGTGCGATGTCATCGCCGAGGGTGTCGTTGCGGCCGTGCAGGAAGTCGGCCTCAAGGTTCCGCTGGTCGTTCGCCTCGAAGGCACGAATGTCGAGCTTGGCAAGAAGATCCTGAACGAATCCGGCCTGGCGATCACCGCCGCCGACGATCTGGACGACGCCGCCAAGAAGATCGTCGCCGCGATCAACGGCTAA